Proteins encoded within one genomic window of Brachybacterium sp. P6-10-X1:
- a CDS encoding sugar phosphate isomerase/epimerase, whose protein sequence is MVHTLDPTKALHTWSVFRTMGRFVAPGSAPSGVLTENTSGGGLDLLELPGRLAEHGFASAQLCHFYLPRTEASYLAEVRDAFDTAGVDLECFLVDDGDVLHPEHGEQQQRWLSGWIDVAEQLGAPRVRVPAGDQAPSEETIALSARRLRALAAEHQGIRVITENWKSLLIDADVTQWLLDQLEGEVGLLIDTGNWTGEDKYEQIAAVAGTAECSQVKARESAPGVLDAEDLTRALTVLRDVGYAGRISYVYAGTDDDEWGRLDEMHAIARTVTG, encoded by the coding sequence ATGGTCCACACGCTCGATCCCACCAAGGCCCTGCACACCTGGTCCGTGTTCCGGACGATGGGGCGTTTCGTCGCGCCGGGTTCGGCGCCGTCGGGCGTGCTGACCGAGAACACCTCCGGCGGCGGCCTGGACCTGCTCGAGCTGCCCGGGCGGCTCGCCGAGCACGGCTTCGCCAGCGCGCAGCTGTGCCACTTCTACCTGCCCCGCACCGAGGCCTCCTACCTCGCCGAGGTGCGCGACGCCTTCGACACCGCCGGCGTGGACCTCGAGTGCTTCCTGGTGGACGACGGAGACGTGCTCCATCCCGAGCACGGCGAACAGCAGCAGCGCTGGCTGTCCGGCTGGATCGACGTCGCCGAGCAGCTCGGTGCCCCGCGGGTGCGGGTGCCCGCCGGGGACCAGGCGCCGTCGGAGGAGACGATCGCGCTCAGCGCGCGTCGGCTCCGCGCCCTCGCGGCGGAGCACCAGGGCATCCGGGTGATCACCGAGAACTGGAAGTCGCTGCTGATCGACGCGGACGTCACGCAGTGGCTCCTCGACCAGCTCGAGGGCGAGGTCGGTCTGCTCATCGACACCGGAAACTGGACCGGCGAGGACAAGTACGAGCAGATCGCCGCCGTGGCGGGCACGGCGGAGTGCTCCCAGGTCAAGGCTCGCGAATCCGCCCCGGGCGTGCTCGACGCCGAGGACCTCACCCGTGCGCTCACCGTGCTGCGCGATGTCGGCTACGCGGGCCGGATCTCGTACGTCTACGCCGGCACGGACGACGACGAGTGGGGCCGGCTCGACGAGATGCACGCGATCGCGCGCACCGTCACCGGCTGA
- a CDS encoding AAA family ATPase, whose amino-acid sequence MHTAEATRARRAGAELARSLDLPVDDVVDLHDSNRLTVRLLPCDLVARIGRLEQGGAQLEVDRARRLAEVDAPLVPLDPRIPPQVHVRDGFEITLWTYYPTSRPELPPAAYADALARLHAAMRRADLAAPHVSTRVDQALALVDDAERTPRLTGADRSFLRATLAHLGAEIDRRGPQQLLHGEPHPGNVLDTPEGPLFIDLETCCTGPVEFDLAHAPAAVAAHYPEIDPDLLEDCRILTRALATTWRWDREDTLPDGELLAIGWLQQVRALMAHRGTARVQPTLTILCGLPGSGKTTAADRIIEATGASRLSADDWMARLGSSPWDEGLRDRIEQRQWQIGQELLAQGMSVVVEWGTWGRAERERLRVEARALGARVALRFLDADDDELLRRITSRGAEDPPITREQIRSYRALLQAPTADELALYDEPVIGRENRPRTRP is encoded by the coding sequence GTGCACACCGCAGAGGCCACCCGTGCCCGTCGGGCCGGCGCCGAGCTGGCGCGATCACTCGACCTTCCGGTCGACGACGTCGTCGACCTGCACGACTCCAACCGGCTCACCGTGCGCCTGCTGCCCTGCGATCTCGTCGCCCGCATCGGGCGGCTCGAGCAGGGCGGAGCACAGCTCGAGGTCGATCGTGCGCGGCGCCTCGCCGAGGTCGACGCTCCCCTCGTCCCTCTCGATCCGCGCATCCCGCCGCAGGTGCACGTCCGCGACGGCTTCGAGATCACCCTGTGGACCTACTACCCGACATCGCGCCCCGAGCTCCCGCCCGCGGCGTATGCAGACGCCCTCGCGCGCCTGCACGCCGCGATGCGCCGCGCCGACCTCGCGGCGCCGCACGTCTCGACCCGCGTCGACCAGGCGCTCGCGCTCGTCGACGATGCCGAGCGCACCCCGCGCCTCACCGGTGCGGACCGCAGCTTCCTGCGCGCCACTCTGGCCCACCTCGGCGCGGAGATCGACCGCCGCGGCCCCCAGCAGCTCCTGCACGGCGAGCCTCATCCCGGCAACGTGCTCGACACCCCGGAGGGCCCGCTGTTCATCGACCTCGAGACCTGCTGCACGGGCCCGGTCGAGTTCGACCTCGCTCATGCCCCGGCAGCGGTCGCGGCCCACTACCCGGAGATCGACCCCGACCTGCTCGAGGACTGCCGGATCCTCACGAGAGCACTCGCGACCACGTGGCGCTGGGACCGTGAGGACACCCTGCCCGACGGCGAGCTGCTGGCCATCGGCTGGTTGCAGCAGGTGCGCGCCCTCATGGCGCATCGGGGCACAGCCCGTGTGCAGCCGACCCTGACGATCCTCTGCGGCCTGCCCGGCAGCGGGAAGACCACCGCAGCGGACCGGATCATCGAGGCCACCGGCGCCTCGCGCCTGAGCGCCGACGACTGGATGGCCCGCCTCGGCAGCTCCCCGTGGGACGAGGGCCTGCGCGACCGCATCGAGCAGCGGCAATGGCAGATCGGCCAGGAGCTGCTCGCGCAGGGCATGAGCGTCGTCGTCGAGTGGGGCACCTGGGGACGCGCGGAGCGCGAGCGTCTGCGCGTGGAGGCCCGCGCACTCGGCGCCCGCGTCGCACTGCGGTTCCTGGACGCCGACGACGACGAGCTGTTGCGCCGGATCACCTCCCGGGGCGCCGAGGACCCTCCGATCACCCGCGAACAGATCAGGTCCTACCGGGCGCTGCTCCAGGCACCGACGGCCGACGAGCTCGCGCTCTACGACGAACCCGTCATCGGCAGGGAGAACCGACCTCGAACGCGACCATGA
- a CDS encoding amidohydrolase family protein, producing MIRIENVTVFDSRAGENTGPYDVEVAEGTIRALRPPAAARPTDPAVESVIDGTGRTLIPGLIDAHWHAAFAAIAPSAVLSGDAGYLFATAVVGARHTLQRGFTTVRDLGGPTHGLKRAIDEGVTPGPRIFPSGAFISQSGGHGDFRMPHEVPRGVAGHLSHSEMAGAAVIADGEAEVLRASREVLRQGASQLKLMAGGGVASHYDPLDVSQYTVAEMRAAVSAAENWGTYVTVHAYTPRAIRTAVEAGVRCIEHGHLIDEETAALLAEHDVWWCLQPFLDDEDAVPMTGPNKRKQQEMVAGTDRAYQLAIDHGIKVAFGTDTLFDARLATRQGAQLAKLTRWYTPAQALQQATFRNAELLRLCGRRNPYPGALGVVEEGALADLVLVDGDPLEDISLLARPDEAFAMIMKDGRVVDRG from the coding sequence ATGATCAGGATCGAGAACGTCACGGTCTTCGACTCCCGAGCGGGGGAGAACACCGGACCGTACGACGTCGAGGTCGCCGAGGGCACGATCCGTGCGCTCCGGCCCCCGGCCGCTGCACGGCCGACGGACCCCGCCGTGGAGTCCGTGATCGACGGGACGGGAAGGACCCTGATCCCGGGCCTGATCGACGCCCACTGGCATGCCGCCTTCGCGGCGATCGCGCCGAGCGCGGTGCTGTCGGGCGATGCCGGGTACCTGTTCGCCACGGCCGTCGTCGGCGCCCGGCACACGCTCCAGCGCGGATTCACGACGGTCCGCGACCTCGGCGGACCGACGCACGGGCTGAAGCGGGCGATCGATGAGGGCGTCACCCCCGGGCCGCGCATCTTCCCCTCGGGCGCGTTCATCTCCCAGAGCGGCGGTCACGGCGACTTCCGCATGCCGCACGAGGTGCCCCGGGGCGTGGCCGGGCACCTCAGCCACAGCGAGATGGCCGGGGCGGCCGTGATCGCCGACGGCGAGGCGGAGGTGCTGCGCGCCTCCCGGGAGGTGCTCCGGCAGGGAGCCTCGCAGCTGAAGCTCATGGCCGGCGGCGGTGTGGCCTCCCATTACGACCCGCTGGACGTCTCACAGTACACGGTCGCCGAGATGCGGGCGGCGGTCTCGGCCGCGGAGAACTGGGGGACGTACGTGACCGTGCACGCGTACACGCCGCGGGCGATCCGGACGGCGGTGGAGGCCGGAGTGCGATGCATCGAGCACGGTCACCTCATCGACGAGGAGACCGCCGCGCTCCTGGCCGAGCACGACGTGTGGTGGTGCCTGCAGCCCTTCCTGGACGACGAGGACGCGGTGCCGATGACGGGGCCCAACAAGCGCAAGCAGCAGGAGATGGTCGCCGGCACGGACCGTGCCTACCAGCTCGCCATCGACCACGGCATCAAGGTCGCATTCGGCACCGACACCCTCTTCGACGCGAGGCTGGCCACGCGGCAGGGCGCACAGCTGGCCAAGCTCACCCGCTGGTACACCCCGGCGCAGGCCCTCCAGCAGGCGACCTTCCGCAATGCGGAGCTGCTGCGGCTGTGCGGGAGGAGGAACCCGTACCCGGGGGCGCTCGGCGTGGTCGAGGAAGGCGCGCTCGCCGACCTCGTGCTCGTCGACGGCGACCCCCTCGAGGACATCTCGCTCCTCGCCCGCCCCGACGAGGCTTTCGCGATGATCATGAAGGACGGTCGGGTCGTCGATCGCGGGTGA
- a CDS encoding GNAT family N-acetyltransferase, producing the protein MQLCDVLLRPCTADDLVALEAWAPTGNSRVHAMRFAHQEAGTSTYFLAVRRQEPGTVVGSCELRWNGCAATEVPRCPEANGLQVWPPDLQSHGIGTQMLGLLEHEARERGHHTLGLGVGDPRPKRLYLRLGYVDTGPDYLDRYTWIDEHHREHHVAERTRWMMKPLTGGRLEAGRL; encoded by the coding sequence ATGCAGCTCTGCGATGTGCTCCTCCGCCCGTGCACCGCCGACGACCTCGTCGCGCTGGAGGCCTGGGCGCCCACCGGCAACAGCCGGGTCCATGCGATGAGGTTCGCCCACCAGGAGGCCGGGACCAGCACCTACTTCCTGGCTGTCCGCCGGCAGGAGCCGGGGACCGTCGTCGGGTCCTGTGAGCTCCGCTGGAACGGATGCGCAGCGACCGAGGTGCCCCGATGCCCCGAGGCCAACGGGCTCCAGGTGTGGCCCCCGGACCTCCAGTCCCACGGGATCGGGACGCAGATGCTCGGCCTGCTCGAGCACGAGGCGCGGGAGCGCGGCCATCACACCCTCGGGCTCGGGGTCGGTGATCCGCGGCCGAAGCGGCTCTACCTGCGGCTCGGCTACGTGGACACCGGTCCGGACTACCTCGACCGCTATACGTGGATCGACGAGCACCATCGGGAGCACCACGTCGCCGAGCGGACACGGTGGATGATGAAGCCTCTGACCGGGGGCCGGCTCGAGGCCGGTCGCCTCTGA
- a CDS encoding helix-turn-helix transcriptional regulator translates to MHETVTLSHTASLARLGHALSDETRTRVLLALREAPAFPSDLADALDVSRQKLSNHLTCLRGCGLVEGVKEGRNTWYRLSDPHLADALSDLMRLVLVVDPDCCSGEDCACA, encoded by the coding sequence ATGCACGAGACCGTCACCCTCAGTCACACCGCGTCCCTCGCCCGCCTGGGCCATGCGCTGTCCGACGAGACCAGAACTCGGGTACTTCTGGCGCTTCGCGAGGCCCCGGCCTTCCCGTCCGACCTCGCCGACGCACTCGACGTCTCCCGGCAGAAGCTGTCCAACCACCTCACGTGCCTCCGCGGATGCGGGCTGGTCGAGGGGGTGAAGGAGGGCCGGAACACCTGGTACCGCCTGAGCGACCCGCACCTCGCCGATGCCCTGAGCGATCTGATGAGGCTCGTGCTGGTCGTCGACCCCGACTGCTGCTCCGGCGAGGACTGCGCCTGCGCATGA
- a CDS encoding cation transporter encodes MSRPEAQVPAVPSGARRSVLRSRIRWIVAATITYNVLEAVIALAAGRTASSAALIGFGLDSIVEVLSAAAVAWQFAGPDPHRREKIALKVIALSFFALAAFVSVDALRSLLGAGEADHSSAGIALAAVSVVIMPAFSWFERRTGLELGSASAVSDSKQTLICSYLSAAVLLGLLANSLLGWAWADAVAALVIAVFAIREGLEAWRGDACKQPVSALVGESEEHGDCC; translated from the coding sequence ATGAGCCGGCCGGAAGCCCAGGTCCCCGCCGTACCGAGCGGTGCGCGCCGATCGGTCCTGCGGAGCCGCATCCGCTGGATCGTCGCCGCGACGATCACCTACAACGTGCTCGAAGCCGTGATCGCCCTGGCCGCAGGGCGGACGGCGTCCTCCGCCGCGCTGATCGGCTTCGGGCTCGATTCGATCGTCGAGGTCCTCTCTGCGGCCGCGGTGGCCTGGCAGTTCGCGGGGCCCGATCCGCACCGCCGGGAGAAGATCGCCCTGAAGGTCATCGCGCTCTCGTTCTTCGCCCTGGCTGCGTTCGTGAGCGTCGATGCGCTGCGCTCGCTGCTCGGGGCCGGTGAGGCAGACCACTCCTCGGCGGGGATCGCCCTGGCCGCGGTGAGCGTCGTGATCATGCCCGCGTTCTCCTGGTTCGAGCGCCGCACCGGGCTCGAGCTGGGGTCGGCCAGCGCCGTCTCCGATTCGAAGCAGACGCTGATCTGCTCCTACCTCTCCGCCGCCGTGCTGCTCGGGCTGCTCGCGAACAGCCTGCTGGGATGGGCCTGGGCCGACGCGGTCGCGGCCCTCGTGATCGCCGTCTTCGCGATCCGCGAGGGCCTCGAGGCCTGGCGCGGGGACGCCTGCAAGCAACCGGTCTCGGCGCTGGTCGGCGAGAGCGAGGAGCACGGAGACTGCTGCTGA
- a CDS encoding VOC family protein: protein MTYPVLSCTAIDARDPRALADFYSALLGLHCRPGDDMPPPPEPDDTDWIVLLDAAERRVLAVQAKPDLRPSTWPSEEIPMQLHMDFRVPDEQELEVQRERAEDLGARLLMDRSGAAEEPLYVMADPEGHPFCLLVG from the coding sequence ATGACGTATCCCGTGCTCAGCTGCACCGCGATCGACGCCCGAGATCCCCGGGCGCTCGCCGACTTCTACAGCGCCCTGCTCGGGCTGCACTGCCGGCCCGGCGATGACATGCCGCCGCCGCCCGAACCCGATGACACCGACTGGATCGTGCTGCTGGATGCCGCGGAGCGCCGCGTCCTCGCCGTCCAGGCCAAGCCCGACCTGCGCCCCTCGACCTGGCCCAGCGAAGAGATCCCCATGCAGCTGCACATGGACTTCCGAGTGCCCGACGAGCAGGAGCTCGAGGTCCAGCGCGAGCGCGCCGAGGACCTCGGTGCCCGCCTGCTGATGGACCGTTCGGGCGCTGCCGAGGAGCCGCTGTACGTCATGGCCGACCCGGAGGGTCATCCGTTCTGCCTGCTCGTGGGGTGA
- a CDS encoding alpha/beta fold hydrolase produces MTDDGTVDQGADESVLPGGGRPTTVEVDGITLGIEHFGDRTAPLVLLVGGTTMLSWPDALCAELARGGRHVVRYDLRDCGTSTTQDPAAPAYTLRDLAADAAHLARSLDRGPVHLAGVGVGGMVAQVAVLDHPEAFSALTLVGTRPVAPGPVDGDLPDHDAAKMEQLQARPMPDWSDRTSVAGYVADGAKILGDDPQGARVRAERIWDRTPSTDPAVQMANQMGMTFAALDCTPRWRERLPDIALPVLVVHGARDPFFPVGNGRHLAQEIPDARLVVLDDASTAIPDGATERISAAMLAL; encoded by the coding sequence ATGACGGACGACGGGACGGTCGACCAGGGTGCCGACGAAAGCGTCCTCCCCGGCGGCGGGAGGCCGACGACGGTCGAGGTCGACGGGATCACCCTCGGCATCGAGCACTTCGGCGACCGGACAGCACCGCTGGTGCTGCTCGTCGGAGGGACGACGATGCTCTCCTGGCCCGATGCGCTCTGCGCCGAGCTTGCGCGCGGCGGGCGCCACGTCGTGCGCTACGACCTGCGCGACTGCGGCACATCGACGACTCAGGACCCCGCCGCTCCTGCCTACACGCTGCGCGACCTCGCCGCGGACGCCGCACACCTCGCCCGGTCGCTCGATCGAGGGCCGGTGCATCTGGCGGGCGTCGGCGTGGGCGGGATGGTCGCCCAGGTCGCCGTGCTCGACCACCCCGAGGCGTTCTCGGCCCTCACCCTCGTCGGCACCCGACCCGTCGCCCCGGGGCCGGTCGACGGGGACCTCCCCGACCACGACGCGGCGAAGATGGAGCAGCTGCAGGCACGCCCGATGCCGGACTGGTCCGACCGCACCTCCGTGGCGGGCTATGTCGCCGACGGCGCGAAGATCCTCGGCGACGATCCGCAGGGTGCTCGGGTTCGTGCCGAGCGCATCTGGGACCGCACGCCGAGCACGGATCCAGCGGTGCAGATGGCCAATCAGATGGGCATGACCTTCGCCGCGCTCGACTGCACTCCGCGCTGGCGCGAACGGCTGCCTGACATCGCGCTCCCGGTCCTGGTGGTGCACGGCGCTCGTGACCCGTTCTTCCCCGTCGGCAATGGTCGGCACCTCGCACAGGAGATTCCCGATGCGCGGCTGGTCGTGCTGGATGACGCCTCCACGGCGATCCCGGACGGTGCCACCGAGAGGATCTCCGCCGCGATGCTCGCGCTGTGA
- a CDS encoding GNAT family N-acetyltransferase — protein MSDLRITDVDPTRQSDLLAWNALLGEGFNAGREAAWWASDETALAQYGDPKPGRTSVLLAATLDGRPVGAAGADVDPGEAADVEISVLPQQRRQGIGTALATAVRERLRGAAKILQAETYSETGVAFATSLGLQAGHQEHRLLLDLPVDLEALWAHHARPERAPSAPDVQVRSWTGACPEDVIEEWARLTTQMEEDVPMGDLTRPATRSDVDSVRRGEQRMADQGWVLVRSLARLDGVGVGYTELFVSRHDPEIITQDDTLVDRGHRGHGVGRALKLANLENLSTVEEARGARWVQTYTAPDNTAMLALNRAFGFRVADELTILEGPVG, from the coding sequence ATGAGCGATCTGCGCATCACCGACGTCGACCCGACCCGCCAGAGCGATCTTCTGGCGTGGAACGCCCTGCTCGGGGAGGGATTCAACGCCGGGCGCGAGGCCGCCTGGTGGGCGAGCGACGAGACCGCGCTGGCCCAGTACGGGGATCCCAAGCCCGGCCGCACCTCCGTGCTGCTGGCCGCCACCCTCGACGGACGGCCGGTCGGCGCCGCCGGGGCCGACGTCGACCCCGGTGAGGCGGCCGACGTGGAGATCTCCGTGCTGCCGCAGCAGCGCCGGCAGGGCATCGGCACCGCGCTGGCCACAGCGGTGCGCGAACGGCTCCGCGGCGCCGCGAAGATCCTGCAGGCCGAGACGTACTCCGAGACCGGGGTCGCTTTCGCCACCTCCCTCGGGCTGCAGGCGGGCCACCAGGAGCACCGGCTCCTGCTCGACCTGCCCGTGGATCTGGAGGCCCTGTGGGCGCATCATGCGCGACCGGAACGTGCCCCGTCGGCCCCGGACGTGCAGGTGCGGTCGTGGACCGGTGCCTGCCCGGAGGACGTGATCGAGGAGTGGGCCCGACTGACCACCCAGATGGAGGAGGACGTGCCGATGGGGGACCTCACCCGCCCGGCCACGCGCAGCGACGTGGACAGCGTGCGTCGCGGGGAGCAGCGGATGGCGGACCAGGGCTGGGTCCTGGTGCGCAGCCTCGCCCGCCTGGACGGGGTGGGGGTCGGGTACACGGAGCTGTTCGTCTCCCGTCACGACCCGGAGATCATCACCCAGGACGACACCCTGGTGGACCGCGGCCACCGGGGCCACGGCGTGGGCCGCGCCCTGAAGCTCGCGAACCTGGAGAACCTCAGCACCGTCGAGGAGGCGCGCGGCGCCCGATGGGTCCAGACGTACACCGCCCCCGACAACACCGCGATGCTCGCGCTGAACAGGGCATTCGGCTTCCGCGTGGCCGATGAGCTGACGATCCTCGAGGGGCCCGTCGGCTGA
- a CDS encoding VOC family protein codes for MPAALHPYLNFDGNAREAFEFYGRALGATPQFATFGEFQAVPEGDPSADKIMHGSLEVTDLIRLYVSDVIEGMGAYVPGTNVTLSLMGDDEPVLRSAFEKLSEGGSITMPLEKQMWGDVYGAFTDRFGIVWQVNISQGEQG; via the coding sequence ATGCCCGCAGCCCTGCACCCCTATCTCAACTTCGACGGCAACGCCCGCGAAGCGTTCGAGTTCTACGGTCGCGCCCTCGGGGCGACCCCGCAGTTCGCCACCTTCGGCGAGTTCCAGGCCGTGCCGGAGGGCGATCCCTCGGCCGACAAGATCATGCACGGCTCCCTCGAGGTCACCGACCTCATCCGCCTGTACGTCTCCGACGTCATCGAAGGTATGGGCGCCTACGTGCCCGGCACCAACGTGACCCTCTCGCTCATGGGCGACGACGAGCCCGTGCTGCGCAGCGCCTTCGAGAAGCTCTCCGAGGGCGGGTCCATCACCATGCCGCTGGAGAAGCAGATGTGGGGCGACGTCTACGGCGCCTTCACCGACCGCTTCGGGATCGTGTGGCAGGTGAACATCAGCCAGGGCGAGCAGGGCTGA
- a CDS encoding NUDIX domain-containing protein, with translation MRIRAVAVVIEQGHLLVIRRRRDGREYSVLPGGGIEPGETPQDACRRELALAQLVPSAAREAVRLAG, from the coding sequence ATGCGGATCCGTGCCGTCGCCGTCGTGATCGAACAGGGTCATCTCCTGGTGATTCGCCGACGTCGGGATGGTCGCGAATACAGCGTCCTGCCCGGCGGCGGGATCGAACCCGGTGAGACGCCGCAGGATGCCTGCCGGCGCGAGCTCGCGCTCGCCCAGCTCGTCCCGTCTGCGGCGCGGGAGGCCGTGCGGCTGGCCGGGTGA
- a CDS encoding MFS transporter has translation MPISLRARRWALYALFLLPGLSMSAWVTRTPAVRDLLGASTAQMGLVLFGLSVGSMIGILSSGPLVMRRGTRPVVAVGSALIVVAMPTVALGAAAGMPLLTAAGLAMFGAGMGGGEVAMNVEGADVETIGGRPFLPALHGCFSLGTVIGAGLGILANAVSFPVLAHLTLTGVVGAALLVWAMRSVPAGTGLVPSQERAEQAATPRPAIWKDARLVLIGCIVLAMALAEGTANDWLPLVMVDGHGFGATMGSTVFAIFAASMTAGRFAGGPIVARVGRSRVLMVSALFAATGLALISFVDSRPTAVAAVVLWGLGASLGFPLALSAAGDSGGNPAARVALASTIGYLAFLVGPPTLGFLGEEIGLRGALVVPLAVVLLAAVIAPATAARPGDHDERTDELETAR, from the coding sequence GTGCCCATCTCTCTGCGCGCGCGCCGCTGGGCGCTGTACGCCCTGTTCCTGCTGCCGGGCCTGAGCATGTCCGCCTGGGTCACGCGCACACCGGCGGTGCGCGACCTGCTCGGGGCCTCCACGGCGCAGATGGGGCTGGTCCTGTTCGGACTCTCGGTCGGCTCGATGATCGGGATCCTCTCGTCCGGGCCGCTGGTCATGAGACGGGGGACCCGACCGGTCGTCGCCGTGGGCTCGGCCCTGATCGTGGTCGCGATGCCGACGGTCGCCCTCGGAGCCGCCGCGGGGATGCCGCTGCTCACCGCCGCCGGCCTGGCGATGTTCGGCGCCGGCATGGGCGGCGGCGAGGTCGCCATGAACGTCGAGGGGGCCGACGTCGAGACGATCGGCGGGCGGCCCTTCCTGCCCGCTCTGCACGGCTGCTTCAGCCTCGGCACGGTGATCGGGGCGGGCCTGGGCATCCTCGCCAACGCCGTGAGCTTCCCGGTCCTCGCCCATCTGACGCTGACCGGCGTGGTCGGAGCGGCGCTGCTGGTCTGGGCGATGCGATCCGTTCCCGCGGGAACGGGGCTGGTCCCGTCCCAGGAGCGCGCCGAGCAGGCCGCGACCCCGCGCCCGGCGATCTGGAAGGACGCCCGCCTGGTGCTGATCGGCTGCATCGTGCTCGCGATGGCGCTGGCCGAGGGCACCGCCAATGACTGGCTGCCGCTGGTCATGGTCGACGGGCACGGCTTCGGCGCGACCATGGGCTCGACCGTCTTCGCGATCTTCGCCGCCTCCATGACCGCCGGTCGCTTCGCCGGCGGGCCGATCGTCGCTCGCGTGGGCCGCTCCCGTGTGCTCATGGTCAGCGCCCTGTTCGCCGCCACCGGGCTCGCGCTGATCTCGTTCGTCGACAGCCGGCCGACGGCCGTGGCCGCCGTGGTGCTGTGGGGGCTCGGCGCCTCGCTCGGCTTCCCGCTGGCGCTGTCGGCGGCCGGCGACTCGGGAGGGAACCCCGCCGCCCGGGTCGCGCTGGCCTCGACGATCGGCTACCTCGCCTTCCTCGTCGGGCCACCCACGTTGGGCTTCCTCGGCGAGGAGATCGGACTGCGCGGCGCCCTCGTGGTACCGCTGGCGGTGGTGCTGCTGGCCGCCGTGATCGCGCCGGCGACCGCGGCCCGACCGGGGGACCACGACGAGCGGACCGACGAGCTCGAGACGGCGCGCTGA
- a CDS encoding SGNH/GDSL hydrolase family protein yields MRSVPLTLDLVPGLAELEPTPRGLRTHRLPAWTRAQLPDPQLLAMEQQPSGARIAVRTSAPDLELELHTTRISYLGAERPRGRVDVVIDGELVLSDPLTGGDALEVDMSTGETTPRPGPAHRTVLSGLGTSSTEIEFWLPHNEGVELVALRADAPVLRPETDARPAWVHYGSSISQGSNAASPTQIWPVIAARAAGLRLRNLGLGGSALVDPFVARTIRDTPADVISLKLGINIVNLDGFRRRTLVPAVHGFLDTIRDGHPETPVHLVTPLFCGIHEHTPGPGTVDPSSLGAGQVRFAASGTEGDTELGRLTLTVIREALEEVVGRRDDENLHLVDGLALYGEADAVEHPLPDALHPDTATHRLIGERFAARVFGVGA; encoded by the coding sequence ATGCGCTCCGTCCCCCTGACCCTCGATCTGGTGCCCGGCCTCGCCGAGCTCGAACCGACGCCCCGCGGGCTGCGCACCCACCGTCTGCCCGCCTGGACGCGCGCCCAGCTCCCGGATCCGCAGCTGCTGGCGATGGAGCAGCAACCTTCGGGCGCCCGCATCGCGGTGCGCACCAGCGCACCGGATCTCGAGCTCGAGCTGCACACCACCCGGATCTCCTATCTCGGGGCGGAACGACCGCGGGGCCGCGTCGATGTGGTGATCGACGGAGAGCTCGTGCTGAGCGACCCCCTCACAGGCGGGGACGCCCTCGAGGTCGACATGAGCACGGGCGAGACCACGCCACGACCGGGCCCGGCCCACCGCACGGTCCTGTCCGGCCTCGGTACGTCGAGCACGGAGATCGAGTTCTGGCTCCCCCACAACGAGGGGGTGGAGCTGGTGGCGCTCCGCGCCGACGCGCCCGTCCTTCGCCCCGAGACGGACGCCCGACCGGCCTGGGTCCACTACGGCAGCTCCATCAGCCAGGGGTCCAACGCGGCGTCGCCCACGCAGATCTGGCCTGTGATCGCCGCCCGCGCCGCCGGCCTGCGCCTGCGGAACCTGGGGTTGGGCGGCAGCGCACTGGTGGACCCGTTCGTGGCCCGCACCATCCGCGACACCCCGGCGGACGTCATCTCGCTGAAGCTCGGCATCAACATCGTGAACCTCGACGGCTTCCGGCGGCGCACCCTCGTGCCCGCCGTCCACGGATTCCTCGACACCATCCGGGACGGCCACCCGGAAACCCCGGTCCACCTGGTCACGCCGCTGTTCTGCGGCATCCACGAGCACACCCCCGGCCCCGGGACCGTCGACCCCTCCTCGCTCGGAGCCGGCCAGGTGCGCTTCGCCGCCTCCGGCACCGAGGGTGACACCGAGCTGGGCCGCCTGACGCTGACGGTGATCCGGGAAGCGCTCGAGGAGGTCGTCGGCCGACGGGACGACGAGAACCTGCACCTCGTCGACGGTCTCGCGCTGTACGGCGAGGCCGACGCCGTCGAGCACCCGCTGCCCGACGCCCTGCACCCGGACACCGCGACCCATCGGCTCATCGGTGAGCGCTTCGCGGCCCGAGTGTTCGGGGTGGGAGCGTGA